One genomic region from Argentina anserina chromosome 2, drPotAnse1.1, whole genome shotgun sequence encodes:
- the LOC126783332 gene encoding acetyltransferase At1g77540-like: MATASGAAGGGSSAPKIVWNEAKYRFESDDQKAYIDYVLREKGKVMDLVHTYVPSSKRGLGLASHLCVAAFNHAKANSMSVIPTCSYVSETFLPKNPSWKSQLYSPETKSSI, encoded by the exons ATGGCTACTGCAAGTGGCGCGGCAGGGGGCGGTTCATCGGCGCCGAAGATAGTGTGGAACGAAGCCAAGTATAGATTCGAGTCAGACGACCAGAAAGCCTACATAGACTACGTTCTCAGAGAGAAGGGCAAAGTGATGGACTTGGTTCACACTTATGTCCCATCCTCCAAGAGAGGCTTGGGCTTGGCCTCCCATCTCTGCGTTGCTGCCTTCAACCACGCCAAAGCCAACTCCATGTCTGTCATCCCCACCTGCTCTTACGTCTCT GAAACCTTTCTCCCAAAGAACCCCTCTTGGAAGTCTCAGCTGTACTCCCCTGAGACCAAGTCTAGTATATAG